Sequence from the Barnesiella intestinihominis YIT 11860 genome:
CCCTGCGTGCGGCTCGTTGTGATTCGCTTTCAAATTTGTATCTTTGACATATTAAATACAGCACAATTTGTATAGCAATTTAATAGTCAAACAATTACACAATCAATTAGGATCAAAAATTAAAGCTGTATTTTATCAAAAAGCCGGTTTTTTAACCGGCTTTTTGTTTTTCAAAAGAGTTCGAGCTGTTGAGGTAGAACCTGTGGCTTTACCTCTTTCTTCCCATAGAAAATTTCCATCATACCGAATTGTTTATCAGTAACACAGAGAATACCTACTTTTCCAAACGGCGGTAAAGAAAGCTTCACCCGGCGGATATGTACATCGGCATTCTCCCTACTAGGACAATGCCGCACATAAATGGAAAATTGAAACATAGTAAATCCATCTTGCAACAGTTTCTTACGGAAGTCGGCATACAATTTACGTTCTCGTTTCGTCTCTGTTGGCAAATCGAAAAATACCAATACCCACATAATACGATATTCGCTGAATCTATCCATATTAATTATAATTCTGGATAGATGATTTTACGTAACTCCCCGTTAAAACATTTGTATAAAGAGGCGGTAGTTTGGGCGACAGCGACCATCAAAGGACTACGCCGCCCTTGAATACCTACCTCTACCACCGGTAAAGACAATAACTTTGCTTTCAATTCGGTCGTTAACATCGAATAGTCCTTTCCACTTTCCATGATTTCACAGACCAAGCCATCGACATAGGGGCGATAAGGCTCCATCACATCATCGGCCAAACAATATGCATTATAACGGTTATGATGATGTATGCCCAAAGTAGGTAACAATCCGCTAATAACGAGCGACCGAGCGACAACAGCCCGAAGAATGGCATAACCATAATTGAGTAGATTGTTGGGAGGATCGCCGTCTCTGTCTCTGCGAAAACTATCGAGGTGAGGGAATATACTCGACCAATAATAGGCGGCAGCCCGTGCCTCCATATTATCGATGTCTCCACTACGGACTTCGCCCACCCATGCCCGCATATTTTTGGCTATAATTCCCTGGCTCTCCAAAATTGCAGCTTGATTGGCAATCTTTTGCTGCACTGTCTGTTGCCAAAGTTGCTTTTTCAAAGGTAACGAAGCATTAAGTTGGTCTCGGAACCGTTCGTTTTGTGTCGTGTTCCCACAAAGGGGTAGTATGAGTCCCACAGGCAAACGACTTTTATCGCAAGTGATAATAGCACAATTATTTTCGAGAAGGGCTTCGAGCAATCCTTGTGTGATTGTTATCTGCGAATGATCGAGTACGACCACTCCTATATCTTCGATAGGAATCGTCCGCTCCGCCTCTTTTTTGAAAGTATCGGGTAATGTGTCGTTATTCGACACTTCTGGCAGACGCAGTACTAGCTGTGCATTGCGCAAACTCAGATACGAGGGATTCCCAAAATATAATGTGCGTTTGATCATGATATTTCCTTTATTTCACCCAAAACTGAGATATGCACCTTATGAGGATTTAATCCCAATAACGACTTTATACTCACCCTTTTTAGTTTTCCCATCTGCATAGACAATTTCAAATTGGGCTTTCCATCGTACTTATCTTCGACAGAAGTTTCTGTATGATACCTAAAACTATAATCACTCTTACTTAATTTTTGTACTCGATAAAGATATTTGTTCAACAATGCATAGTCTTGTTGATCCATAGCATAACGATAATCTTCCTCATTCATTCCTAAAATAAACATCTCATTTTGCTGCAATGAAAGAACAAATTGCCATTTTACATCAGGTAAGGATTCTAAAACGTTTTCAGATATATCGTTTCGCTGAAGTATATTATCCCAAATAGTATCTGGTTGAGTGACAATAGCCGGTATACCTACCCGACAGCGATCCACTGCTTCCCAAAATGTAACGGTTCGTTCCTTATACTTGCCATCTTCATCTCTATAAATAGCAACATGATGATTGTTCCCCGGATTGACCCAAGCAACAGGATTTCCCTTATCATCTTTTTTGAGTGGAACTAACGTATTAATCGCCGGCTTCGCAAAACAACGAACCGTGCGAATTGGAATACGACACTCCTTATCTATATATACAGGTTTAGCAAACGCCTCTTTGGGATTATCATTATATTGAGCAAGCCTACCGGAAAGGATTCTATGAATACGCTTGTCCACAACTTTTTCCTTATCCAACATTTCCCGATTAATCGAGGTTATCGGATACTTCATTACAGCACGCTGCTTTTGTATAACATGACCTTGCTCATCTTTCTCCCACACATGAATTACGCCATATACACTCTCTTCGCTCAACGCACCTCGTGGAATTAAAACTGACTGGACGGAAATACGTTTTCGGTTCTTACGAATATATCGCTTGCCGGGAGTCACCGCACGCTTACCGGCTCTAAACGACACTAATATTCTATCAACAGCCTCACGGACTTGTGCAACTGAGAAATGAGGTTGTGACTGTATATAACGTTCCAAACTCATTTTGTTGAAATCCGGTCCTTCTTCTGCTCTCAAATTATTCAAGCGCTGAATATACGCCTGTTTGGTACAGGCAATCGTAAGTGCATCAATGGCATGGTGGCGATGATCGAATCTCTTACTCCAATCCTTTATTTGCTCTCTCCTAATGACACTGCCCCTATGGTTTACCTCTATTACCTCGGTTAAACCCACTTTCTTATATCGGTCAAAATTGAGATCGTGTAATACGGTATCCCAGCCCCAAACATGTCGCAAGAAACTGGTAACCGAACCACTCGTAGCCGTCACATTATAACAAATCGATGTCAGAATCTCTTTGGCTTTCCTTGCTATATACTGACTCTCTCGTAATTGTCGATCTATGAAATCGATAGAAATTTTATCGACTGGGGTTAATAAGTTTTGCCACTTGGTCTTGCTAATTTGGTTATTTGTGTACATTGTGTTAACTCGTTCGACATAGTCGGACAGAGCTTTTTCGCCTTTTGATTTCATATAATCATATGCAGTGCGATTATTTTTCTCTTTATTACAGCTACGACAAGAACAAACTTTATTTGCAAAACTATCGTCGAAATACAATGATTTAGGAATAATATGTTCTACCTCGACATCAAATCCTCGCAAAAAATCCCCCACATCTACCGGTTGCCCGCAATAGATACAACAGTGTTTCGATTCCTCCCACATTTTATATTTCTGTATGCGAGATCGAGTTGGCACACCATATTCAACTATACGTTTAGCAATTTGCTCATTTTCCCTTTGATTCTTATTTATACTTTTATATGTATTAGAACGTTCTTCTTTACTTTGTTTCAATTCACG
This genomic interval carries:
- the cas2 gene encoding CRISPR-associated endonuclease Cas2, which translates into the protein MDRFSEYRIMWVLVFFDLPTETKRERKLYADFRKKLLQDGFTMFQFSIYVRHCPSRENADVHIRRVKLSLPPFGKVGILCVTDKQFGMMEIFYGKKEVKPQVLPQQLELF
- the cas1 gene encoding type II CRISPR-associated endonuclease Cas1, coding for MIKRTLYFGNPSYLSLRNAQLVLRLPEVSNNDTLPDTFKKEAERTIPIEDIGVVVLDHSQITITQGLLEALLENNCAIITCDKSRLPVGLILPLCGNTTQNERFRDQLNASLPLKKQLWQQTVQQKIANQAAILESQGIIAKNMRAWVGEVRSGDIDNMEARAAAYYWSSIFPHLDSFRRDRDGDPPNNLLNYGYAILRAVVARSLVISGLLPTLGIHHHNRYNAYCLADDVMEPYRPYVDGLVCEIMESGKDYSMLTTELKAKLLSLPVVEVGIQGRRSPLMVAVAQTTASLYKCFNGELRKIIYPEL
- the cas9 gene encoding type II CRISPR RNA-guided endonuclease Cas9 (Cas9, originally named Csn1, is the large, multifunctional signature protein of type II CRISPR/Cas systems. It is well known even to general audiences because its RNA-guided endonuclease activity has made it a popular tool for custom editing of eukaryotic genomes.), encoding MKNILGLDLGLSSIGWSVIRENSEEQELVAMGSRVVSLTAAELSSFTQGNGVSINSQRTQKRTQRKGYDRYQLRRTLLRNKLDTLGMLPDDSLSYLPKLQLWGLRAKAVTQRIELNELGRVLLHLNQKRGYKSIKSDFSGDKKITDYVKTVKTRYDELKEMRLTIGELFFRRLTENAFFRCKEQVYPRQAYVEEFDCIMNCQRKFYPDILTDETIRCIRDEIIYYQRPLKSCKYLVSRCEFEKRFYLNAAGKKTEAGPKVSPRTSPLFQVCRLWESINNIVVKDRRNEIVFISAEQRAALFDFLNTHEKLKGSDLLKLLGLSKTYGYRLGEQFKTGIQGNKTRVEIERALGNYPDKKRLLQFNLQEESSSMVNTETGEIIPMISLSFEQEPLYRLWHVLYSIDDREQLQSVLRQKFGIDDDEVLERLSAIDLVKAGFGNKSSKAIRRILPFLQLGMNYAEACEAAGYNHSNNYTKAENEARALLDRLPAIKKNELRQPVVEKILNQMVNVVNALMEKYGRFDEIRVELARELKQSKEERSNTYKSINKNQRENEQIAKRIVEYGVPTRSRIQKYKMWEESKHCCIYCGQPVDVGDFLRGFDVEVEHIIPKSLYFDDSFANKVCSCRSCNKEKNNRTAYDYMKSKGEKALSDYVERVNTMYTNNQISKTKWQNLLTPVDKISIDFIDRQLRESQYIARKAKEILTSICYNVTATSGSVTSFLRHVWGWDTVLHDLNFDRYKKVGLTEVIEVNHRGSVIRREQIKDWSKRFDHRHHAIDALTIACTKQAYIQRLNNLRAEEGPDFNKMSLERYIQSQPHFSVAQVREAVDRILVSFRAGKRAVTPGKRYIRKNRKRISVQSVLIPRGALSEESVYGVIHVWEKDEQGHVIQKQRAVMKYPITSINREMLDKEKVVDKRIHRILSGRLAQYNDNPKEAFAKPVYIDKECRIPIRTVRCFAKPAINTLVPLKKDDKGNPVAWVNPGNNHHVAIYRDEDGKYKERTVTFWEAVDRCRVGIPAIVTQPDTIWDNILQRNDISENVLESLPDVKWQFVLSLQQNEMFILGMNEEDYRYAMDQQDYALLNKYLYRVQKLSKSDYSFRYHTETSVEDKYDGKPNLKLSMQMGKLKRVSIKSLLGLNPHKVHISVLGEIKEIS